In Zhaonella formicivorans, one DNA window encodes the following:
- a CDS encoding c-type heme family protein: MFKQNLNYRFMFATTVAIVLIMTVNFTWDYYEQKRQSYQELREKAQVITKQLLATREFIAQKQDRINFDSQGHFEFKGLNPAAVGRGLGDIFASWTEYGIKQTRLEVRNPKNAPDEYEKQALYKFQADPALQEVWGEDTLNGRKVFRYIVPLRVNESCLPCHGEPAGSTDIAGYPKEGYKYGGLAGAISITVPMDIFISNLRSDMLRHFGFIFVLLGVTLAAIYVLLNRLVASPLSQLKKAAAEMGSGNLNVDLTNVKAVGEIKELAMQFQDMALQLSNLYGNMEQQVETRTRELQLANEVLKAKQQELEKANLQLAQANEHKSRFLATMSHELRTPLTSIIAFTELLLENMDPEDGLSRQNLQEIKVNGENLLNLINNLLDLAKIEAGRYQLNLETVDMVDVIGSVERVIAPLAMKKGIDFKTRFMEEIPLLKADPEKIHRVVENLAGNAVKFTPQGGKVEIKVDFDRETQTVLVEVNDTGIGIKEEDQERIFERFVQVDNSNSRRYRGTGLGLALAKELVEMHGGWIRVSSRPEEGSAFTVGLPVAASLEEGKDG, translated from the coding sequence GTGTTTAAACAGAACCTGAACTACCGCTTCATGTTTGCTACTACTGTTGCTATTGTGCTGATCATGACGGTAAATTTTACCTGGGATTATTATGAACAAAAACGACAGTCTTATCAAGAATTGCGGGAAAAGGCACAGGTAATTACAAAACAGCTCTTGGCCACCAGGGAATTTATTGCGCAAAAGCAAGACCGGATCAACTTTGATTCCCAAGGGCACTTTGAATTTAAAGGCTTGAATCCGGCGGCTGTGGGACGAGGTTTGGGGGATATTTTTGCCTCGTGGACCGAATATGGCATTAAACAAACCAGATTAGAGGTGCGAAACCCCAAAAATGCCCCGGATGAATACGAAAAACAGGCCTTATATAAATTTCAGGCGGACCCTGCGCTGCAAGAGGTATGGGGTGAGGATACCCTGAACGGCAGAAAGGTATTCCGCTATATCGTCCCGCTCAGAGTTAACGAATCATGCCTGCCCTGCCACGGGGAACCGGCAGGTAGTACCGATATCGCCGGCTATCCCAAAGAAGGTTATAAATACGGAGGGCTGGCGGGGGCCATCAGCATTACCGTGCCGATGGACATTTTTATTTCCAACCTCCGCTCCGATATGCTCAGGCATTTTGGCTTTATTTTTGTGTTATTGGGAGTTACCCTGGCTGCCATTTATGTTTTACTGAACCGTTTGGTGGCCAGCCCTTTAAGTCAGCTTAAAAAGGCTGCGGCAGAAATGGGCTCCGGCAACCTTAATGTGGACCTTACAAACGTTAAAGCAGTAGGCGAAATAAAAGAACTGGCCATGCAGTTTCAGGATATGGCCCTCCAGTTGAGCAATCTCTACGGCAACATGGAGCAACAGGTGGAAACAAGAACAAGAGAGCTGCAGCTGGCAAACGAAGTTTTAAAAGCAAAACAGCAGGAATTGGAGAAAGCCAACCTGCAACTGGCCCAGGCCAATGAGCATAAGTCCCGCTTTTTGGCCACAATGAGTCATGAACTGCGTACCCCCCTGACCTCAATCATCGCTTTTACCGAGCTTTTATTGGAAAATATGGATCCGGAAGACGGACTATCCCGCCAAAACCTGCAGGAGATCAAGGTCAACGGTGAAAACTTGCTGAACCTCATCAACAACCTGCTGGACCTGGCCAAAATCGAGGCGGGGCGTTATCAACTCAACCTGGAAACTGTAGATATGGTGGACGTGATCGGCTCTGTGGAAAGGGTCATTGCCCCGCTGGCCATGAAAAAGGGTATAGATTTTAAAACGAGATTTATGGAAGAAATTCCTTTATTGAAAGCCGATCCGGAAAAAATACACCGGGTAGTGGAAAACCTGGCCGGCAACGCGGTCAAGTTTACGCCCCAGGGCGGCAAGGTAGAAATTAAAGTTGATTTCGACCGGGAAACCCAAACCGTTTTGGTTGAAGTAAACGATACAGGCATAGGCATTAAGGAAGAAGATCAAGAGCGCATTTTTGAACGTTTTGTTCAGGTGGACAATTCAAATTCCCGGCGCTACCGGGGAACGGGGTTGGGTCTCGCCCTGGCTAAAGAATTGGTGGAAATGCATGGGGGCTGGATCAGAGTCAGCAGCCGACCGGAAGAGGGAAGCGCTTTTACGGTAGGCCTCCCTGTGGCTGCCAGCCTTGAGGAGGGTAAAGATGGTTGA
- the mobB gene encoding molybdopterin-guanine dinucleotide biosynthesis protein B has protein sequence MIPIISVVGKSDVGKTTLLEKLLPELKRRGYRVATIKHDAHNFEIDHPGKDTWRHAQAGSDVVVISSASKFAIITKTEGEKSLDELAEMLPGVDIILTEGYKRADKAKIEVFRSGSGKQGLLCTPEELLAIASDVPFDLEVPCYDLNDAVGIVDLIEEKYLKKGA, from the coding sequence TTGATTCCCATTATCTCTGTAGTAGGAAAATCGGATGTGGGTAAAACCACTCTCTTGGAAAAACTGCTGCCTGAACTGAAACGGCGCGGTTACCGGGTGGCTACCATTAAACATGACGCCCATAATTTTGAGATTGACCACCCGGGTAAGGATACATGGCGCCATGCTCAGGCCGGGTCTGATGTAGTTGTAATTTCCTCGGCCAGCAAATTTGCCATTATTACCAAAACAGAAGGGGAGAAATCGCTGGATGAGCTGGCGGAAATGCTGCCGGGCGTTGACATTATCTTGACCGAGGGCTACAAAAGAGCCGACAAAGCAAAAATCGAGGTGTTTCGTTCCGGCAGCGGCAAGCAGGGCCTGCTCTGCACACCGGAAGAACTGCTGGCTATTGCCAGCGATGTGCCCTTTGACCTGGAGGTACCCTGTTATGATTTGAATGACGCAGTGGGAATTGTGGACCTGATTGAGGAGAAATATCTTAAAAAAGGCGCATAA
- a CDS encoding molybdopterin molybdotransferase MoeA gives MQCNVSLGEAQEILLSRISPLVAEEVCLLEAIGRVLAQDVYARDNIPPFARSPLDGFALRAEDTFQASRLKPANLKVIAEVPAGFVLPAPLAPGTAVKIMTGAPIPDGANAVVKKEDTDEGGEYVRIYQPIAPDSNIARAGEDVRAGERVLTRGMVLHSGAVGMLAALGVSRVPVSRKPRVAVLCTGEELMDVEKSLLPGKIYNSNLYSLSASIIAAGGEPVLLGTVPDRLEKIAAGLRSGLEEADLVISTGGASVGDYDLMYAAFCSMEAEVLFRRIAIKPGTPALAAQKNGKLLVGLSGNPAAASITFELLVRPLILKLQGREKWQRPQVTGIMVDDFSKGGGPRRFLRAAASYEEGLYKVRLAGKQTPGVLKSIVYCNALVDVPADSPPLKAGQEVQVILLTDEVN, from the coding sequence ATGCAATGCAATGTATCGCTCGGTGAAGCTCAGGAAATCCTGCTTTCCCGCATTTCGCCTCTTGTGGCGGAGGAGGTTTGTCTGCTAGAGGCTATAGGGCGGGTCTTGGCCCAGGATGTATATGCCCGGGACAACATTCCTCCGTTTGCCCGTTCACCTCTTGACGGTTTTGCCCTTCGGGCCGAAGATACCTTCCAAGCTTCCCGGCTCAAACCTGCAAACCTGAAAGTTATTGCCGAGGTCCCTGCAGGTTTCGTTTTGCCCGCTCCCCTTGCACCGGGTACGGCAGTGAAGATTATGACCGGGGCCCCCATACCTGACGGCGCCAATGCGGTGGTGAAAAAAGAGGATACGGATGAAGGCGGGGAATATGTCCGGATCTACCAGCCCATTGCTCCGGACAGCAATATTGCCCGGGCCGGAGAGGATGTCCGGGCCGGGGAAAGGGTGTTGACAAGAGGCATGGTCCTGCACTCCGGAGCGGTAGGCATGCTGGCTGCCCTTGGGGTTTCCCGCGTGCCGGTCTCCAGGAAGCCTCGGGTGGCTGTACTTTGTACCGGCGAAGAATTGATGGATGTGGAAAAGAGTCTCCTCCCGGGGAAAATCTATAACAGCAACCTGTACAGCCTTAGCGCTTCCATAATTGCTGCCGGCGGCGAGCCGGTGCTCTTGGGAACAGTGCCCGACAGGCTGGAAAAAATTGCTGCAGGGTTAAGGAGTGGGCTTGAGGAGGCCGATCTGGTCATTTCTACAGGAGGTGCCTCAGTTGGTGACTACGACTTGATGTACGCTGCTTTTTGCAGTATGGAAGCGGAAGTGTTATTCAGGCGAATTGCCATTAAGCCCGGTACACCGGCGCTGGCCGCACAAAAAAACGGGAAGCTGCTTGTGGGTTTGTCCGGTAATCCAGCAGCCGCCTCCATTACTTTTGAGCTTTTGGTACGACCGCTGATCTTAAAGCTTCAGGGCAGGGAAAAATGGCAGCGTCCCCAAGTGACAGGCATTATGGTTGACGATTTCAGCAAGGGGGGAGGCCCCAGGCGGTTTTTAAGGGCAGCAGCGTCCTACGAGGAAGGTCTCTATAAGGTGCGGCTGGCCGGCAAGCAAACGCCAGGGGTATTGAAGTCTATTGTGTACTGCAATGCACTGGTGGATGTGCCTGCCGACAGTCCGCCTTTAAAGGCCGGCCAAGAGGTTCAAGTTATTTTGCTGACGGATGAGGTGAATTGA
- the mobA gene encoding molybdenum cofactor guanylyltransferase encodes MAVGRLTTISDWGEDVLNCSAIILSGGRSSRMKKNKAFLTVENLTLIETLVQKMHQVFPEVIIVTNDPEAYAFLEASVVTDLIPRNGPLSGIHAGLKAASFDYSFIVACDMPFVDLKLARFLVGLAQGHDVVVPKVGQHYEPLYAVYGKSCIPYIEKCLEQQIYKIIEFYPEVNVRVVDELTLARYADLKKVFLNVNTPEDLEAAKRMV; translated from the coding sequence GTGGCTGTAGGGAGGTTAACCACTATCTCGGACTGGGGTGAGGATGTGTTAAACTGCAGTGCTATCATTCTTTCCGGGGGCCGCAGTTCCCGTATGAAAAAAAACAAGGCTTTTCTAACTGTGGAAAATTTAACTTTAATTGAAACCCTGGTGCAGAAAATGCACCAGGTGTTTCCGGAAGTGATCATTGTCACCAATGACCCTGAGGCTTACGCTTTTCTGGAAGCCAGTGTTGTCACGGATCTAATTCCCCGCAACGGGCCCTTGTCAGGCATCCATGCCGGGCTGAAAGCCGCAAGCTTTGACTATAGCTTTATCGTTGCCTGCGACATGCCTTTCGTAGACTTAAAGCTGGCCCGATTTTTGGTAGGGCTGGCTCAAGGGCACGATGTGGTTGTCCCCAAGGTGGGACAGCACTACGAGCCCCTTTATGCAGTTTACGGTAAAAGCTGCATTCCTTATATCGAAAAATGTCTGGAACAGCAAATTTACAAGATTATAGAATTCTACCCGGAAGTTAATGTCCGTGTGGTGGACGAACTAACCTTGGCCCGGTATGCCGATTTAAAGAAAGTGTTTCTAAATGTCAATACCCCAGAGGACCTGGAAGCTGCCAAAAGAATGGTATAA
- a CDS encoding 4Fe-4S dicluster domain-containing protein, with translation MWQSLFQKTLHKFSLQVEQAYCLRERYKHHDCRLCSDACPAKALKTEAHSLQWDKSKCTECGLCCYLCPTQVFRLEAEQLQKVEQALLGKETACFSCQKQAAPESDVIVPCLEALSPEILMPAFLRNIPVQIYWQPECCQSCNFSFHQEKLRGWVAQWNCFSGNRFQVEIIHRPELKKNKPRDFSRRDFFAFTKKQLTVKVRSLLSDSDSSSEISLQNKVPLSPKRVYLKNLLQKNPELRAQNLSPQLARLLRLCTINVKEDCNFCDRCTALCPTGALRIAAAESSLQLFFEPVKCIDCGICTAVCPHLEREELQTLEQWDCTSLLKESKLLPCPACGEPVPEGAALCQKCQAQQEQEKLFTSLNNDLWL, from the coding sequence ATGTGGCAGTCTTTATTTCAGAAAACTTTGCATAAATTTTCCTTACAGGTGGAACAGGCCTATTGCCTGCGGGAGCGTTACAAGCATCATGATTGCCGGCTCTGCAGCGATGCCTGCCCGGCTAAGGCGCTTAAAACAGAAGCTCACTCTCTTCAGTGGGACAAGTCCAAGTGTACGGAGTGCGGGCTGTGCTGCTATCTTTGTCCGACCCAGGTTTTTCGCCTGGAAGCGGAACAACTGCAGAAGGTTGAACAGGCGCTGCTTGGCAAGGAAACAGCTTGTTTCAGCTGCCAAAAGCAGGCTGCCCCGGAGAGCGATGTGATAGTCCCCTGCCTGGAGGCCCTTTCACCGGAAATTTTAATGCCGGCATTTTTGCGGAATATACCGGTGCAAATCTATTGGCAGCCTGAGTGTTGTCAGTCCTGCAATTTCTCATTCCATCAGGAAAAATTGCGCGGCTGGGTTGCCCAGTGGAACTGTTTTAGCGGGAACAGGTTTCAAGTGGAGATTATTCACCGCCCTGAGCTGAAAAAAAACAAGCCCAGAGATTTTTCGCGCAGGGATTTTTTTGCTTTTACCAAAAAGCAATTAACTGTAAAAGTCCGCTCCCTGCTTTCCGATTCAGACTCAAGCAGTGAAATTTCCTTACAAAACAAAGTGCCCCTTTCCCCGAAAAGGGTCTATCTCAAAAATTTGCTGCAAAAAAATCCTGAATTGCGCGCGCAAAATTTATCCCCACAGTTGGCTCGCTTGCTGCGTTTATGTACAATAAATGTCAAAGAGGACTGCAACTTCTGCGACAGGTGCACCGCCCTTTGCCCCACGGGTGCATTGCGAATTGCTGCTGCGGAAAGTTCTTTGCAACTCTTTTTCGAACCCGTAAAGTGTATTGACTGTGGAATCTGCACCGCTGTTTGTCCCCACCTTGAACGTGAGGAGTTGCAGACTCTTGAGCAATGGGATTGCACCTCATTGCTCAAGGAAAGTAAGCTCTTGCCCTGCCCCGCATGCGGTGAACCGGTGCCTGAAGGTGCTGCTTTGTGCCAAAAATGCCAAGCGCAACAAGAACAGGAAAAACTGTTTACGAGCTTGAATAACGACTTGTGGCTGTAG
- a CDS encoding TorD/DmsD family molecular chaperone, whose protein sequence is MQPKLTDTVLNGLKEMALNRRATYSVLSRMWDEPDRELLEDFFGAGGALTQLQFSLDRMNPRLTEFQEGLRLMSGFLDLVLMELNEEREKSLTDWRVEYARLFIGPGWFPCPPYESAYREKQEDGSFGNLMGESTLEVRKLYQKAGLDVGTKQLPDYHCVELEFMSYLIGQEAEQYLAKDREGARNWQDLQEMFLKEHIELWLPEFCKDVERETNLSYYKGLSKITAAYINLEADRINGLKKLL, encoded by the coding sequence ATGCAACCTAAACTGACCGATACGGTTTTGAACGGGTTGAAGGAAATGGCTCTTAACCGTAGGGCTACGTATTCCGTGTTGTCAAGAATGTGGGATGAACCGGACCGGGAGCTGCTGGAGGATTTCTTCGGTGCCGGTGGTGCCTTGACACAATTACAGTTTAGCCTTGACAGGATGAATCCGCGTTTAACCGAATTCCAAGAAGGATTACGGCTTATGTCCGGCTTTCTCGACCTGGTGTTAATGGAGTTAAATGAGGAGAGGGAAAAGTCCTTGACAGATTGGCGGGTGGAGTATGCCCGCTTGTTTATCGGGCCCGGCTGGTTCCCTTGTCCACCCTATGAGTCTGCTTACCGGGAAAAACAGGAAGATGGGAGTTTCGGCAATTTGATGGGGGAAAGTACGCTAGAGGTGCGGAAACTATATCAAAAAGCAGGATTAGATGTCGGCACAAAACAGTTGCCAGACTATCATTGTGTAGAACTGGAGTTTATGAGTTACCTCATCGGTCAGGAGGCAGAACAGTATCTCGCAAAAGATAGGGAAGGAGCCAGGAACTGGCAGGATTTACAGGAGATGTTCTTAAAAGAGCATATTGAATTATGGCTGCCTGAATTTTGTAAAGATGTAGAGCGGGAGACCAACCTGAGCTACTATAAAGGGTTGTCAAAAATAACGGCGGCATATATTAATCTGGAAGCTGATCGTATTAATGGACTAAAAAAACTGCTTTAG
- the nrfD gene encoding NrfD/PsrC family molybdoenzyme membrane anchor subunit — MLNKRYVNTWTIILTMLTLVGLGAWVYQLANGLSATGMRNIVSWGLYITLFMFFVGLSAGGLIVSSSATVFDLKQFKPVAKPAVLLSSTCIIVATLLILVDLGRPERFLNLFFHPQFNSPLIWDVIVIGIYLVTSLVYLYSMTRAEPSPGNLRVLSAIALPVAILVHSVTAWIFGLQIARPTWHSALMAPIFVASALDSGLALLLIVLIGLNKFTSFKVEKKLLSTLGGLLAVFIAVDVYFVFSEILTGLYPGEEHLMGYLQLILSGNLAPFFWGEIILGAVVPFLILVWPKNRLKSSLMVLASALVVVGVLFKRVWLLFSSFLLPLIGFAPGVTLGSYQIPETFGQAATPGIWATVGSYAPTWVELAIVMGICAFGALIFTVGTYFFLTPAQTAETLPARGGTVNAT, encoded by the coding sequence GTGCTGAACAAAAGATATGTGAACACCTGGACGATAATTCTGACGATGCTCACCCTGGTTGGCCTTGGAGCGTGGGTTTATCAGCTTGCCAACGGGTTAAGCGCTACCGGGATGCGCAATATTGTTTCCTGGGGACTTTATATCACGCTTTTTATGTTTTTTGTAGGGCTCTCGGCTGGAGGGCTGATTGTCTCTTCTTCGGCGACAGTCTTTGACCTCAAACAGTTCAAACCGGTGGCTAAACCCGCAGTGTTGCTTTCCAGCACCTGTATTATTGTGGCGACCCTGTTGATCCTTGTGGACCTCGGGCGTCCCGAGCGGTTTTTGAACCTGTTTTTTCATCCCCAATTCAATTCGCCGCTTATTTGGGACGTGATCGTAATTGGCATTTATTTAGTAACTTCTCTGGTATATCTTTATAGCATGACTAGAGCAGAGCCCAGCCCAGGAAACCTCAGGGTGTTGTCAGCTATCGCTTTGCCTGTCGCTATTTTGGTGCACTCGGTTACTGCCTGGATCTTTGGGCTGCAGATTGCAAGGCCCACTTGGCACAGCGCCTTGATGGCCCCTATCTTTGTAGCTTCAGCCCTGGATTCCGGACTGGCCCTACTGCTGATCGTACTGATAGGACTGAATAAGTTCACTTCATTCAAGGTGGAAAAGAAACTGCTCTCCACCCTGGGCGGGTTATTGGCGGTATTCATCGCTGTAGACGTTTACTTTGTTTTCTCAGAGATCTTGACGGGTCTGTATCCTGGCGAGGAACACCTAATGGGGTATTTGCAGCTGATACTCTCCGGGAATCTGGCGCCTTTCTTCTGGGGTGAAATTATCCTGGGGGCAGTCGTCCCTTTCTTGATCCTGGTTTGGCCCAAGAACAGGTTGAAGAGCAGCCTGATGGTACTGGCTTCAGCTCTCGTGGTGGTTGGCGTTTTATTTAAACGCGTTTGGCTGCTGTTCTCCTCGTTCCTATTGCCCTTGATCGGATTTGCTCCTGGGGTAACCCTCGGATCATATCAGATCCCGGAGACATTTGGTCAAGCGGCGACACCTGGCATCTGGGCCACCGTGGGGAGCTATGCGCCGACCTGGGTGGAATTAGCTATTGTGATGGGTATTTGTGCTTTCGGCGCGCTCATCTTTACTGTGGGGACCTATTTTTTCTTGACACCGGCGCAGACTGCAGAAACTTTGCCCGCGCGGGGAGGTACGGTCAATGCAACCTAA
- the dsrO gene encoding sulfate reduction electron transfer complex DsrMKJOP subunit DsrO → MTKKYCMVIDLKRCIGCHTCEIACKLENDVPMGMYWNRILTEGGKYMDTPKGEYPNVQRGYLPLACQHCENAPCVKVCPVAATYKSEDGRVLIDYERCIGCRYCMAACPYSVRVFNWQEPVRIPDFDYGSADTPKRRRGVVEKCSFCEQRVNKGEQPFCVEVCPARARHFGDLNDSTSEVAQLVRTRKGEQLLENKGTKPQVYYVR, encoded by the coding sequence TTGACCAAGAAATATTGTATGGTCATAGATTTAAAAAGATGTATCGGTTGCCACACCTGTGAAATTGCCTGCAAATTGGAGAATGATGTGCCGATGGGCATGTATTGGAACAGAATCCTTACCGAAGGTGGAAAATATATGGATACTCCCAAGGGGGAATATCCTAATGTACAAAGGGGGTACCTCCCGCTAGCCTGTCAGCACTGTGAGAATGCACCCTGCGTCAAAGTGTGCCCGGTCGCGGCGACCTATAAGTCCGAAGACGGAAGGGTGTTGATTGACTATGAACGCTGCATTGGATGCCGTTACTGTATGGCGGCTTGCCCTTACAGCGTCCGGGTCTTTAACTGGCAAGAACCCGTCCGCATCCCTGATTTTGACTATGGTTCGGCGGATACTCCGAAACGCAGGCGTGGGGTTGTGGAAAAATGTTCTTTCTGCGAACAGCGGGTGAATAAAGGGGAACAGCCTTTTTGCGTGGAGGTTTGTCCAGCACGCGCCAGGCATTTCGGCGATCTGAACGATTCGACCAGCGAGGTTGCGCAGCTCGTGCGCACCAGAAAAGGCGAGCAGTTATTGGAAAATAAAGGAACAAAACCGCAGGTATATTATGTGCGCTAG
- a CDS encoding molybdopterin-dependent oxidoreductase, whose translation MQNEKKSKGFTISRRNFLKGTAAVGAAGLIGISANNSLKWLQPAQAKPEVKENIVRSICSPNCWQTCNHLVTVRAGKVVKSAPAPMPEQDYNRICLRGLTHLQRLHHPERIKYPMKRAGERGEGKWEKISWEEAFSTIAEKFSQLQEKYGKQSIAVVGQSGNYGVLNGGYGGQYRFSGVLEAVHASGSVDSSIPAGFAPTIGTGIFDAFSNESSDWVNARTIILWGSSCAESQINEWHFIQEAKEKGARLIVIDPIFTATAQKADIWVNLRPASDTAFALGLLREIMVQGLVDKDFVLHRTCAPFLVRSDNKQFARAGKKPLVWDSFSQSAKAHDSLGISPALEGTYQVDGVVCTTAYSLLWEKVKDYTPDKVAELTEVPASMVVEVAHLLAANKPGGIKYGFGADRYHHANLLGQSMATLLALTGNIGKSGNIVGMSFYGFDPMVYNTSWLFPAGTFPAVLPLIQLQETIIKQDPYPVKAIYITCSNLLVQTTDRNKWLKEVWPKLEFVVAVDQFMNNTMDYADIVLPAAHYYETEEPVLAGDIPYVLYRHRAVEPLLEAKPDWEIYQGIAGKMGLGKYFPEGLQASKEWFDMPILKQQGITFDKIRQEQAVRFLPKPYIPWQDGKFKTESGKVEFYLEKMAPQGEELPTFKWPLEAGPDSKLAEKYPFVLLTRHEKFRIHSQYENQPWLRELNPEPVADLNPKDAVANGIADGDMVEVYNDRGHVVLKCRYNESIRPGVVHIQQGWWRYPAGHHQELTHSQYKDGIFNYSFFDVRVGLRKFTGGELS comes from the coding sequence ATGCAAAATGAAAAGAAAAGTAAAGGCTTTACTATTTCCCGCCGCAATTTTCTAAAGGGCACTGCTGCGGTTGGCGCGGCAGGGCTTATAGGGATTTCGGCAAACAACAGCCTGAAATGGCTGCAACCCGCCCAGGCAAAACCGGAGGTCAAAGAAAATATAGTTAGAAGCATCTGTTCACCTAATTGCTGGCAGACATGCAACCACCTGGTCACAGTTCGTGCCGGCAAGGTGGTGAAATCCGCCCCGGCACCGATGCCGGAGCAGGACTATAATCGCATCTGCCTGCGGGGGCTGACTCATCTCCAACGCCTCCATCACCCGGAAAGAATTAAATATCCCATGAAAAGAGCGGGAGAACGGGGTGAAGGGAAATGGGAGAAGATCAGTTGGGAAGAAGCTTTTAGCACTATCGCCGAAAAATTTTCTCAGCTTCAAGAAAAATACGGCAAGCAATCGATAGCTGTTGTGGGGCAATCAGGGAACTACGGGGTATTAAACGGCGGATACGGGGGACAGTACCGCTTTTCCGGCGTTTTAGAGGCGGTTCATGCTTCGGGTAGTGTTGACAGTTCTATACCCGCCGGATTTGCTCCAACCATTGGAACGGGAATCTTTGACGCCTTTTCCAATGAGAGTTCAGACTGGGTCAACGCCAGGACTATTATTTTATGGGGCAGTTCCTGCGCCGAATCCCAAATTAACGAGTGGCACTTTATCCAGGAAGCAAAAGAAAAGGGAGCGCGGTTAATCGTGATCGATCCCATTTTTACGGCTACCGCGCAGAAGGCGGACATCTGGGTGAACCTGCGTCCCGCCAGTGACACGGCTTTTGCCTTGGGCCTGTTGCGGGAAATCATGGTGCAAGGGCTGGTGGACAAAGATTTTGTATTGCACCGTACATGTGCGCCGTTTCTGGTAAGGAGCGACAACAAACAGTTTGCCAGGGCAGGGAAAAAACCCCTGGTTTGGGATTCATTTTCACAAAGTGCCAAAGCCCATGATTCCCTTGGAATTTCCCCTGCACTGGAAGGGACATACCAAGTGGACGGTGTGGTTTGCACCACTGCCTATTCGTTGTTGTGGGAAAAGGTCAAGGATTATACCCCTGACAAAGTGGCAGAACTAACCGAGGTCCCGGCCAGCATGGTTGTGGAAGTTGCGCATCTGTTGGCCGCCAATAAGCCGGGCGGGATTAAGTATGGTTTTGGCGCGGACCGCTATCACCATGCCAACCTGTTAGGCCAGTCTATGGCTACATTGCTGGCCTTGACAGGCAATATAGGTAAGTCCGGCAATATAGTGGGGATGTCTTTTTACGGTTTTGATCCCATGGTGTATAACACTAGCTGGTTGTTCCCTGCAGGAACCTTTCCCGCGGTGCTGCCACTGATCCAATTGCAGGAAACTATTATCAAACAGGACCCCTACCCGGTTAAAGCCATTTACATTACCTGTTCCAATCTCCTGGTGCAGACCACCGATCGCAACAAGTGGTTAAAAGAAGTATGGCCAAAGCTGGAATTCGTGGTTGCCGTAGATCAGTTTATGAATAATACTATGGACTATGCTGATATTGTCCTGCCTGCGGCCCACTATTACGAAACCGAAGAACCTGTACTTGCCGGAGATATACCTTACGTACTCTACAGGCACAGGGCCGTGGAGCCTTTGTTGGAAGCAAAGCCGGACTGGGAAATCTACCAGGGCATAGCCGGGAAAATGGGATTGGGCAAGTACTTCCCGGAAGGGCTGCAGGCCAGCAAGGAGTGGTTTGATATGCCAATTCTGAAGCAGCAAGGGATCACTTTTGATAAGATCCGCCAGGAACAGGCGGTGCGCTTTCTGCCGAAGCCATATATTCCCTGGCAGGACGGCAAATTCAAAACGGAGAGCGGCAAAGTCGAATTTTATCTGGAAAAAATGGCTCCCCAGGGAGAAGAATTACCGACCTTTAAATGGCCCCTAGAGGCCGGGCCGGATAGTAAGCTGGCAGAAAAGTATCCTTTTGTCCTGTTGACCAGACATGAGAAATTCAGAATCCATTCCCAGTATGAAAATCAACCGTGGTTGAGAGAGCTAAACCCGGAACCTGTTGCCGACCTCAATCCCAAAGATGCTGTTGCAAATGGTATTGCTGACGGGGACATGGTAGAGGTTTACAACGACAGGGGCCACGTAGTTTTGAAATGTCGTTATAATGAATCCATTCGTCCTGGAGTAGTCCATATCCAACAGGGCTGGTGGCGCTACCCCGCAGGACACCATCAGGAATTAACTCACTCGCAGTATAAGGACGGTATTTTCAATTATTCGTTTTTCGATGTACGTGTAGGTTTACGGAAGTTTACTGGGGGTGAATTAAGTTGA